A single genomic interval of Alteromonas sp. CI.11.F.A3 harbors:
- a CDS encoding DEAD/DEAH box helicase, whose amino-acid sequence MTLSDYLRSLGFQQIDSQFTSYLFSDNSQKVGIIIDTQLYGANKPSFRYHVYTSWQNMLMHKFERLYRFIDSEAHEYRLLIGAILNDSTDEYDFRQFGADRQVSETDPTRPEYNFESLFEQVYGSKYLHALEREYQYVDLLGKSRYVDYVLKTIDGEIAIELNGESFHHPLHIRQSRYQSQLLKQNSLMKDGIKVYRWSNAGMADEKKFADQIRLYFGEEDKFCGKPTASQFRNISFSLFKHQQDALLDIENGRAQGKNTFLLVLPTGTGKTEVFIADHSNQKKLGNADRALVIVPFKDLREQTKDRFIERNPNLIVSSNILDSSAHVIVQTTQAIQRQFASLSTDHFDYIVVDEAHHAPAQGLKRVLEHFNPKTLFGCTATDKRLDQKDLAEIFGRYQLNMTLEEAIKQKLLPPIRAFRLESNIDFSQVRFNGKEFVKSDLNKRVILPSRDQLIVDVLSKYFTQQDAVTGQSLAALQGVIFCVDVKHANRIAALLKKHNISAEAVSANSREGLKKYKEGKVRFLCACDLLNEGWDAPNTSIVVMARPTMSKVLYMQQLGRGTRNHPGKEALYAIDVVDSYGPALQPWSLHSIFNLDGYKPFADIFSPNEAFVGEEVILDHLYEHERKLHPIKLFNFEDEFGDYINDEQLARELFVSTGTVKAWVKNQGLVPDKQLPFGSHMLNYYEQSRVDEIRGEKKLKYRNEDTRRDDFFEFLEQRDYTFSFKIIFLLLMLKHADKTGEVSLSLLRADYQSFYKKLLTKYGQAEKTNSPLNNEEYLDNVPAITKSILQNPFEKFERKNFMYHAKELDKLAFDPVLWEKLKSGDMELIRKQMLSDGKGYFNKHLEDGAFNESIFEYKKNVLSENGGIFTG is encoded by the coding sequence ATGACTTTATCAGACTACCTCCGAAGTCTAGGTTTTCAACAGATAGATTCTCAGTTCACTTCTTACCTTTTCAGTGATAACAGCCAAAAAGTCGGTATCATCATCGATACGCAACTGTATGGAGCCAACAAACCCAGCTTTCGCTACCACGTATACACTTCGTGGCAAAACATGTTGATGCATAAATTTGAGCGTCTATACCGCTTTATTGACAGCGAAGCACACGAATACAGATTGCTAATTGGTGCAATATTAAATGACAGTACTGATGAATATGATTTTCGGCAGTTTGGCGCTGACAGACAGGTTAGTGAAACGGACCCAACTCGCCCAGAATATAATTTTGAAAGTTTATTTGAGCAGGTTTATGGTTCAAAATATCTGCATGCTTTAGAGCGAGAATATCAGTATGTAGACTTGCTTGGTAAAAGCCGATATGTGGATTACGTTCTTAAAACTATTGATGGCGAAATTGCCATCGAGCTTAACGGTGAAAGCTTTCACCATCCACTGCACATCAGACAAAGCCGTTATCAATCCCAGCTACTTAAGCAAAATTCGCTTATGAAAGACGGTATCAAGGTATATCGCTGGTCTAATGCTGGAATGGCTGATGAGAAGAAGTTTGCAGATCAAATTCGCCTCTACTTTGGAGAGGAAGATAAATTTTGCGGTAAGCCAACAGCAAGCCAATTCAGAAACATTAGTTTTTCACTTTTCAAACACCAACAAGATGCACTATTAGATATTGAAAATGGCAGAGCGCAGGGAAAAAATACATTTTTGCTAGTACTGCCAACTGGAACCGGAAAAACCGAAGTATTTATTGCAGACCACAGCAATCAAAAAAAATTAGGCAACGCTGATAGAGCGTTAGTCATTGTTCCGTTCAAAGACTTACGCGAACAAACGAAAGACCGGTTCATAGAACGAAACCCCAACCTCATAGTTTCCTCCAACATTTTGGACTCATCAGCTCATGTAATAGTGCAAACGACACAAGCAATCCAACGACAATTTGCTTCGCTTTCAACGGATCATTTTGATTATATTGTGGTGGATGAAGCTCATCATGCCCCTGCACAAGGCCTTAAACGAGTATTAGAACACTTCAATCCAAAAACGTTGTTTGGTTGCACCGCTACGGATAAAAGACTCGACCAAAAAGATCTTGCTGAAATATTCGGTCGATATCAATTGAACATGACTCTTGAAGAGGCGATTAAACAAAAGCTATTACCACCAATTCGCGCTTTTCGTTTGGAAAGTAACATTGATTTTTCTCAGGTTAGATTCAACGGAAAAGAGTTCGTTAAAAGCGACTTAAACAAGCGCGTTATATTACCTTCCCGTGACCAACTTATTGTAGACGTACTCTCTAAGTACTTTACACAGCAAGATGCTGTAACAGGACAGTCTTTAGCAGCGCTGCAAGGTGTTATCTTCTGCGTTGACGTGAAACACGCCAATCGAATAGCTGCGCTTCTAAAGAAACATAATATTAGCGCCGAAGCCGTTTCTGCAAATAGCAGAGAAGGATTAAAGAAGTACAAAGAAGGTAAGGTACGTTTTCTATGTGCATGCGATTTGTTGAATGAAGGATGGGATGCACCCAATACCTCTATTGTTGTAATGGCACGGCCAACCATGTCGAAAGTGCTATATATGCAGCAACTAGGAAGAGGCACACGTAATCATCCTGGCAAGGAAGCACTTTATGCCATTGATGTAGTTGATAGCTATGGTCCCGCGCTACAACCATGGAGCTTACACAGTATATTTAATCTTGATGGTTATAAGCCCTTCGCTGACATATTTAGTCCAAACGAGGCGTTTGTAGGTGAAGAAGTGATTCTTGATCACCTTTATGAACACGAGCGCAAACTTCATCCCATCAAGTTATTTAACTTTGAAGATGAGTTTGGCGATTACATTAATGATGAACAGCTCGCTAGGGAACTTTTTGTATCGACTGGTACGGTTAAAGCTTGGGTAAAAAATCAAGGTTTAGTCCCAGACAAACAGTTACCGTTTGGTAGTCATATGCTCAATTATTATGAACAAAGTAGAGTGGACGAAATACGCGGGGAAAAAAAACTTAAATACCGCAACGAAGACACACGAAGAGATGATTTTTTCGAGTTTTTAGAACAACGTGATTACACGTTTTCATTCAAAATTATATTTCTGCTACTGATGCTAAAGCATGCCGATAAAACTGGAGAAGTGAGCCTTTCGCTACTGAGAGCGGATTATCAATCATTTTATAAAAAGCTGTTAACAAAATACGGCCAAGCGGAAAAAACCAATAGCCCGCTGAACAATGAAGAATACCTAGATAATGTACCAGCTATTACGAAAAGTATTTTACAGAACCCTTTCGAAAAGTTTGAACGCAAAAACTTCATGTATCAC